The following are from one region of the Desulfobacterales bacterium genome:
- a CDS encoding serine hydroxymethyltransferase produces the protein MNLKLIGATDQEIADVIAKELDRQENTLELIASENIASHAVMEAQGSVLTNKYAEGYPGKRYYGGCEFVDMAENLAIERVKKLFNAEYANVQPHSGSQANMAVYFALLNPGDTVLGMNLSHGGHLTHGSPVSFSGRLFNFIHYGVCKDSGRIDYDEVRRLAETHRPKLIVAGASAYPRMLEFEKFSEIAKSVGALLMVDMAHIAGLVAAGVHPSPVPFADVVTSTTHKTLRGPRGGLILSADAELGKKFNKQIFPGIQGGPLMHVIAAKAVAFKEAFSENFKSYQQQVVKNAGVMAARLMAEGVKLISDGTDNHMMLADLTRQDITGKFAEEVLGRAGITVNKNSVPFETRSPFVTSGIRIGTPAITTRGMKEAEMETVASLIVEVLTHPEDERVVKRVRENVYSICEAFPLYGSK, from the coding sequence TTGAATTTAAAACTTATTGGCGCAACGGATCAGGAAATTGCCGATGTGATTGCAAAAGAGCTGGACAGACAGGAAAATACACTGGAGCTGATTGCTTCAGAGAATATTGCCAGCCATGCGGTAATGGAGGCTCAAGGCAGTGTATTGACGAACAAATATGCCGAAGGATATCCGGGCAAGCGCTATTATGGTGGGTGTGAGTTTGTGGATATGGCTGAAAATCTGGCTATAGAACGAGTTAAAAAATTATTCAATGCGGAATATGCCAATGTGCAGCCGCATTCAGGGTCACAGGCCAATATGGCAGTCTATTTTGCCCTCCTGAATCCGGGAGACACGGTATTGGGGATGAATCTGTCTCACGGCGGGCATCTGACCCATGGCAGTCCGGTCAGTTTTTCAGGCAGGCTTTTTAATTTTATTCATTATGGCGTCTGCAAAGATTCAGGCCGGATCGATTACGACGAAGTGCGCCGGCTGGCGGAAACCCATCGTCCGAAATTGATTGTCGCCGGAGCGAGCGCCTATCCGCGCATGCTCGAGTTTGAAAAATTTTCAGAAATAGCCAAATCCGTTGGGGCCTTGCTGATGGTGGATATGGCGCATATCGCAGGATTGGTGGCCGCAGGAGTACATCCATCCCCGGTTCCGTTTGCCGATGTGGTAACCTCTACCACCCATAAAACCTTGAGGGGTCCCCGCGGTGGTTTGATACTGAGTGCAGATGCCGAACTGGGTAAAAAATTTAATAAACAGATATTTCCGGGAATTCAGGGCGGCCCCCTGATGCATGTGATTGCAGCCAAGGCGGTGGCATTTAAGGAAGCGTTTTCGGAAAATTTTAAATCCTACCAGCAGCAGGTTGTAAAAAATGCCGGTGTAATGGCAGCGCGTCTGATGGCCGAAGGTGTCAAACTCATCTCCGATGGAACCGATAATCATATGATGCTGGCCGACCTGACCCGCCAGGATATCACCGGGAAATTTGCTGAAGAAGTTCTGGGACGGGCAGGCATTACCGTCAATAAAAATTCCGTGCCGTTTGAAACCCGCAGTCCCTTTGTGACCAGCGGAATCCGTATCGGTACGCCGGCGATCACCACCCGGGGAATGAAGGAGGCCGAGATGGAAACGGTTGCCAGCCTGATTGTCGAGGTACTGACACATCCGGAAGATGAGCGGGTGGTTAAAAGGGTTCGCGAAAACGTATACAGCATTTGTGAAGCGTTTCCTCTGTACGGCAGCAAATAA
- the rpiB gene encoding ribose 5-phosphate isomerase B, which translates to VKSYLAENGCEVIDVGTDSEKSVGYPDFGMKVARMVSAGTIQRGILMCGTGIGMSMVANRFPHVRAALCNDVYCAGMSRRHNDSNILVMAGRIISRELAYEIVDIWLKTPFEGGRHQGRLEKFDCIPGLDG; encoded by the coding sequence GTCAAGTCGTATCTGGCTGAAAACGGTTGTGAAGTCATCGATGTCGGAACCGATAGTGAAAAATCGGTAGGTTATCCGGATTTTGGCATGAAGGTGGCCCGCATGGTTTCCGCAGGAACGATACAGCGGGGGATTCTGATGTGTGGGACCGGCATAGGAATGTCTATGGTTGCCAACCGGTTTCCCCATGTTCGTGCCGCACTTTGTAACGATGTTTACTGCGCCGGGATGAGCCGTCGACACAATGATTCGAATATACTGGTCATGGCCGGGCGGATTATCAGCAGGGAACTTGCATATGAAATCGTTGACATCTGGTTGAAAACCCCGTTTGAAGGCGGGCGGCATCAGGGCAGGCTTGAAAAATTTGATTGTATTCCGGGGCTGGACGGTTGA
- a CDS encoding cytidine/deoxycytidylate deaminase family protein — MPDQMDRPSWDAYFMGIALLVAKRSTCLRRSVGAVIVKDKRILATGYNGAPSGIEHCSVTGCLRERLKVPSGERHELCRGIHAEQNAIIQAAYHGVSIKDAVLYCTNLPCSICAKMIINAGITRIYFQSGYADSMSSEMFEAADMDVVHLILPLE, encoded by the coding sequence ATGCCGGATCAAATGGACCGTCCGTCCTGGGATGCGTATTTTATGGGGATTGCTTTACTGGTCGCAAAACGTTCCACCTGCCTCAGGCGATCGGTCGGGGCGGTCATTGTCAAGGACAAGCGGATACTGGCTACCGGCTATAATGGTGCGCCCAGCGGCATCGAGCATTGCAGCGTTACGGGCTGCCTTCGGGAGCGGCTCAAGGTTCCATCCGGGGAGCGGCATGAATTGTGCCGCGGCATTCATGCAGAGCAAAACGCTATCATTCAGGCGGCGTATCATGGGGTTTCCATCAAGGATGCTGTGCTGTATTGTACCAATCTTCCGTGTTCCATTTGTGCCAAGATGATTATTAATGCCGGCATAACCCGGATCTATTTTCAATCCGGATATGCCGATTCCATGTCCAGTGAGATGTTTGAGGCTGCGGATATGGACGTGGTTCATCTGATATTGCCTTTGGAATAG
- the nrdR gene encoding transcriptional regulator NrdR, giving the protein MKCPFCGEIDNKVIDSRLSKDATVIRRRRECLLCSRRFTTYEYVEKVPVVIIKKDGRREVFNRDKIRTGIQKACEKRNISMNVIEDFLDDVERDLMESGEKEIPSSRLGEQIMIKLHELDDVAYVRFASVYREFKDVNDFISELKSLLSSHQGSRKE; this is encoded by the coding sequence ATGAAATGTCCGTTTTGCGGAGAAATTGACAACAAAGTCATTGATTCCCGATTGAGTAAGGATGCGACCGTAATTCGAAGACGTCGGGAATGTCTGTTGTGCTCAAGACGGTTTACCACCTACGAATATGTTGAAAAAGTTCCTGTCGTGATCATCAAAAAGGACGGGCGCCGTGAGGTCTTTAACCGGGATAAAATTCGTACAGGTATCCAGAAGGCCTGCGAGAAACGAAATATCAGTATGAATGTAATTGAAGATTTTCTCGATGATGTTGAACGGGACCTTATGGAATCCGGGGAAAAGGAAATTCCGTCCAGCCGGCTGGGTGAACAGATCATGATCAAACTCCATGAGCTTGATGACGTGGCCTATGTCAGGTTTGCATCGGTTTATCGTGAATTTAAGGATGTAAATGATTTTATCTCTGAGCTTAAAAGCCTGTTGAGTTCTCATCAAGGGTCTCGGAAGGAATAA